A region of Acidithiobacillus ferridurans DNA encodes the following proteins:
- the gcvH gene encoding glycine cleavage system protein GcvH has product MSKIPETLRYSDTHEWVEDLGGRRYRVGITDHAQELLGDLVFVEAPEVGKAIRGGAVCGVLESVKAAADLYAPLDGTVVERNDGLGDNPQWLNEDPYGQGWIMVVEADASAGNGLMDAAAYAKIAEV; this is encoded by the coding sequence ATGAGCAAAATTCCGGAGACCTTGCGTTATAGCGATACCCATGAGTGGGTGGAAGACCTGGGAGGCAGACGCTACCGGGTGGGGATTACCGATCACGCCCAGGAATTGCTGGGGGATCTGGTGTTCGTAGAGGCCCCGGAGGTAGGTAAGGCGATTCGCGGTGGTGCAGTCTGCGGTGTGCTGGAGTCGGTCAAGGCGGCGGCGGATTTGTATGCGCCACTCGACGGCACGGTGGTGGAGCGTAACGACGGGCTGGGGGATAACCCGCAGTGGCTCAATGAAGATCCTTATGGCCAGGGCTGGATCATGGTGGTGGAAGCGGATGCATCCGCTGGTAACGGGCTGATGGATGCGGCGGCCTACGCCAAGATCGCGGAGGTCTGA
- the gcvPB gene encoding aminomethyl-transferring glycine dehydrogenase subunit GcvPB, producing MSDSIFDHDHHAPALALPSDIPAALLRKTPLNLPNPAELEVLRHYTQLSQKNFSIDTQFYPLGSCTMKYNPRIAHTMAALPGFARLHPDTPAQGMQGLLQVLWELQEWLAATTGMAAVSLTPAAGAQGELAGVAMIRAYHAAHGDHGRRKMLIPTAAHGTNPASARMAGFDVVEIPNRADGDLDMAFLDQHLGPDIAGIMLTNPSTLGVFERRITEIAARVHEAGGLLYYDGANLNAILGRVRPGQMGFDAMHLNLHKTFATPHGGGGPGAGAVAVQERLRPFLPLPVVAREAAGALRWLDEGDLPQSIGRLSAHGGNIGVLLRAHAYLRRLGRSGVGRVSAYAALNANYLLRELQRVGYQAAFPERRASHEFILSVSDLQKATGIRALDVAKRLLDFGIHAPTVYFPQLVPECLLIEPTETESKATLDRFVTVMAQIRREALEQPELLREAPHHLPVGRLDEALAARRLDVAEAL from the coding sequence ATGAGCGATTCCATTTTCGATCACGATCATCATGCTCCGGCGCTGGCGTTGCCCTCCGATATTCCGGCGGCGCTACTGCGGAAGACACCCCTGAATCTGCCCAATCCGGCCGAACTGGAGGTGCTGCGCCACTACACCCAGTTGTCCCAGAAGAATTTTTCCATTGATACCCAGTTTTATCCGCTGGGTTCCTGCACCATGAAATATAATCCGCGGATTGCCCATACCATGGCCGCGCTGCCGGGCTTCGCGCGCCTGCATCCGGATACGCCGGCGCAGGGTATGCAGGGATTGTTGCAGGTGCTCTGGGAGTTGCAGGAATGGCTGGCGGCGACGACGGGCATGGCCGCGGTGAGCCTGACCCCGGCGGCGGGCGCCCAAGGCGAACTGGCCGGTGTCGCCATGATCCGCGCCTATCATGCGGCGCACGGCGACCATGGACGGCGGAAGATGCTGATTCCCACGGCGGCGCACGGCACCAATCCGGCCAGCGCCCGGATGGCAGGTTTTGACGTGGTGGAAATCCCTAATCGGGCCGACGGTGACCTGGATATGGCCTTTTTGGATCAGCATCTGGGGCCGGATATCGCAGGGATCATGTTGACCAACCCCTCCACCCTGGGGGTGTTCGAGCGTCGGATTACCGAAATTGCGGCACGCGTTCACGAGGCAGGGGGGCTGCTCTATTATGATGGCGCCAATCTCAATGCCATTCTCGGGCGGGTGCGGCCGGGGCAGATGGGTTTTGATGCGATGCATCTGAACCTGCACAAGACTTTTGCCACGCCTCATGGCGGCGGCGGGCCGGGTGCGGGTGCAGTAGCGGTACAGGAACGCCTGCGGCCTTTTCTGCCCCTGCCAGTGGTCGCGCGGGAAGCGGCAGGCGCGCTGCGCTGGCTGGATGAAGGGGATTTGCCGCAGAGCATTGGCCGGCTCAGCGCCCATGGCGGAAATATCGGCGTACTGCTGCGCGCCCACGCTTACCTGCGGCGTCTGGGGCGGTCGGGGGTGGGCCGGGTATCGGCTTATGCCGCGCTCAATGCCAATTATCTGCTCAGGGAGCTGCAGCGGGTGGGCTATCAGGCGGCCTTCCCGGAGCGGCGGGCCAGTCACGAGTTCATCCTGAGCGTCAGCGATCTGCAGAAAGCGACAGGTATACGGGCGCTGGATGTGGCCAAGCGCCTGCTGGATTTCGGGATTCACGCGCCGACCGTTTACTTTCCCCAACTGGTGCCGGAGTGCCTGCTGATCGAACCTACGGAGACCGAAAGCAAGGCGACCCTGGATCGTTTCGTGACGGTGATGGCGCAGATTCGCCGAGAGGCCCTGGAGCAGCCGGAACTCTTGCGGGAAGCACCTCACCATCTGCCGGTGGGGCGTCTGGATGAAGCCCTGGCGGCGCGGCGTCTGGATGTCGCGGAGGCTTTGTGA
- a CDS encoding ABC transporter ATP-binding protein, with the protein MSDAGARAALRSPSFYRLLSLVRAYRGRVAVAMLFMVISGAATGGVAYMIKPVLDRIFIDRNADMLIWLPLGVIAIYAVKGSADYLQAITLARVEEDILRHLRERLFAHTLRLPLGVLIDNSHGSTLSRMSLDLTLLQQGLSVLARFFLSTFQIIALMAVVFYMSWKLALISFVTLPIAFYPLIRFGHKLRQRGERQQEQMGQIMDQFSQSLRGAEVIKSQGSEAFEAQRFGVQARRYFDLMMQIARIQKATVPIMEMIAALGIGAIIYLGGSQVVNGGMTTGAFFSFLTALGMVYEPLRQLSSANNQLQQGFSAADRLFAWLDQPAESGTRSAIPRPWGTWQCHDLQLQMSGEAILRGLQFTIPPLSTTAIVGPSGGGKTSLARVMLGLLPPSGGDITVAGQSIRELPSGDYRSYFAFVAQEPVLFTGSALSNIAYADAQPDRERAEAAARQAHTWDFLAKTGGLDTLIKGNGGNLSGGQRQRLAIARALYLDRPVLVLDEATSNLDSESEEHIAETLSALHGRKTIIIIAHRPRTTRLADQVIRLERGRIVADEQGEGAA; encoded by the coding sequence GTGAGTGACGCCGGCGCGCGCGCCGCGCTCCGTTCTCCCAGCTTTTACCGCCTGCTCAGCCTGGTTCGCGCGTACCGGGGACGCGTCGCCGTCGCCATGCTGTTCATGGTGATTTCGGGCGCGGCCACGGGCGGAGTGGCCTACATGATCAAGCCGGTCCTCGACCGGATATTCATCGACCGCAACGCCGACATGCTTATCTGGCTGCCCTTGGGTGTCATCGCGATCTACGCGGTCAAGGGGAGCGCCGACTACCTGCAGGCCATCACCCTCGCCCGGGTGGAAGAAGACATTTTGCGACACCTGCGCGAACGTCTGTTCGCCCACACCCTGCGTCTGCCCCTCGGCGTCCTGATCGATAACAGTCACGGCAGCACCCTGTCCCGGATGAGTCTGGACCTGACCTTGTTGCAGCAGGGGTTGTCGGTGCTGGCGCGCTTCTTTCTATCCACCTTCCAGATCATCGCGCTGATGGCGGTGGTGTTTTACATGAGCTGGAAGCTGGCGCTCATCAGCTTCGTCACCCTGCCCATCGCATTTTATCCCCTGATTCGTTTCGGGCATAAATTGCGCCAGCGCGGCGAGCGCCAGCAGGAGCAGATGGGCCAGATCATGGATCAGTTCTCCCAGAGCCTGCGTGGCGCCGAGGTCATCAAAAGTCAGGGCAGTGAAGCCTTCGAGGCGCAACGGTTCGGTGTTCAGGCGCGACGCTATTTCGACCTGATGATGCAGATCGCCCGTATCCAGAAGGCGACCGTCCCTATCATGGAAATGATCGCCGCACTGGGCATCGGGGCCATCATCTATCTGGGCGGCAGTCAGGTGGTGAACGGCGGCATGACGACCGGAGCCTTTTTCAGTTTCCTGACAGCGCTCGGGATGGTCTACGAGCCGCTGCGCCAGCTTTCCTCGGCCAACAATCAACTGCAGCAGGGATTCTCGGCCGCAGATCGCCTTTTCGCCTGGCTGGATCAGCCCGCAGAATCCGGTACCCGTTCCGCCATCCCGCGCCCCTGGGGCACCTGGCAGTGCCACGACCTCCAACTGCAGATGAGTGGTGAAGCGATTTTGCGCGGACTGCAGTTCACCATACCACCGTTGAGCACGACCGCCATAGTCGGTCCTAGCGGTGGTGGAAAAACCAGTCTGGCGCGGGTGATGCTCGGCCTTCTGCCGCCCAGTGGGGGAGACATCACCGTGGCGGGGCAATCCATCCGCGAACTTCCTTCCGGCGATTACCGCAGCTATTTCGCCTTTGTAGCCCAGGAGCCTGTACTTTTCACCGGCAGCGCCCTTAGCAATATCGCCTACGCCGACGCGCAACCGGATCGCGAACGCGCCGAGGCCGCCGCACGGCAGGCCCATACCTGGGATTTTCTGGCCAAGACCGGCGGGCTGGACACGCTGATCAAGGGTAATGGCGGCAATCTTTCCGGGGGACAACGCCAGCGGCTTGCCATCGCCCGCGCGCTCTATCTGGATCGCCCCGTACTGGTCCTCGACGAGGCCACCAGCAACCTCGACAGCGAAAGTGAAGAACACATCGCAGAGACCCTCAGCGCTCTCCACGGCCGCAAAACCATCATCATCATCGCACACCGCCCGCGCACCACCCGCCTCGCCGATCAGGTCATCCGCCTCGAACGCGGCCGGATCGTGGCGGATGAGCAGGGGGAAGGGGCTGCATAG
- the fdxA gene encoding ferredoxin FdxA, with protein MTYVVTESCIKCKYTDCVDVCPVDCFREGPNFLVIDPDECIDCTLCEPECPAGAIFRDDDLPDGQKVFEEINARLAKIWPAIIQKKAAPEDADAWLNVKDKRGLLEE; from the coding sequence ATGACTTATGTGGTGACTGAATCTTGTATCAAGTGCAAATATACGGACTGTGTGGACGTCTGCCCGGTGGACTGTTTCCGCGAAGGGCCGAATTTCCTGGTCATCGACCCCGACGAGTGCATCGATTGCACCCTCTGCGAACCGGAATGTCCCGCGGGCGCCATTTTCCGCGATGACGACTTGCCGGATGGTCAGAAAGTATTTGAAGAAATCAACGCCCGTCTTGCCAAGATCTGGCCGGCCATCATCCAGAAAAAGGCCGCGCCGGAAGATGCCGATGCCTGGCTGAACGTCAAGGATAAACGGGGACTGCTCGAAGAGTGA
- a CDS encoding peroxiredoxin, producing MAVLVGKAAPDFVAPAVMPDNSINEKFQFSQHIKGKYAVLFFYPLDFTFVCPSEILAFNHRLNEFKSRNTEVIACSVDSHFTHLAWKNTPEEKGGIGHIQLPMVADLSKSIARNYDVLINDEVALRGSFLIDREGIVRHEVVNDLPLGRNIDEMIRMVDALQFSEEHGEVCPAQWQKGKAGMKPTSEGVADFLAHHGKEL from the coding sequence ATGGCCGTATTAGTAGGAAAAGCTGCCCCCGATTTTGTAGCCCCCGCAGTCATGCCAGATAACAGCATCAATGAAAAGTTTCAGTTTTCTCAGCATATTAAGGGAAAATATGCGGTTCTGTTCTTTTATCCCCTCGATTTTACCTTTGTCTGCCCCTCGGAAATTCTGGCGTTCAATCACCGCCTGAACGAGTTCAAATCCCGCAATACGGAGGTCATCGCCTGCAGCGTGGACTCCCATTTCACCCATCTGGCCTGGAAGAACACGCCGGAAGAGAAGGGCGGTATCGGCCATATCCAGTTGCCTATGGTCGCCGATCTCTCCAAGAGCATCGCCCGCAACTACGATGTCCTGATCAACGATGAAGTTGCCCTGCGCGGTTCCTTTTTGATCGACCGTGAAGGCATCGTGCGTCACGAGGTGGTCAATGACCTGCCCCTGGGCCGCAACATCGACGAAATGATCCGGATGGTGGACGCACTGCAATTCTCGGAAGAACACGGCGAAGTTTGCCCTGCCCAGTGGCAGAAGGGTAAAGCAGGCATGAAGCCGACCAGCGAAGGTGTCGCCGACTTTCTGGCGCATCACGGCAAAGAGCTCTGA
- a CDS encoding PHP domain-containing protein, whose protein sequence is MAQQYPVSPVDLHMHSMASDGTMTPAGLVQRVHGAGVRVMALTDHDNTAGLEEAALEAEALDIRLIPGVEISSEWETQGIHIVGLFVDPKNSVLQEGLSRIMAFRDWRAMEIDRLLANAGIPGAEAGARAMAGSRMVGRSHFGRWLVREGRCADANEAFGKYLGRGCKAYVPSDWIPMTEVVGWIHAAGGYAVLAHPGRYKLSGTRLRALLSAFRDAGGVGLEVCTGSQAAGDREHLGRLAQQLGMAGSVGSDFHGPDAGHAAIGHLLPLPDGVEPVWERAGIHLY, encoded by the coding sequence ATGGCGCAGCAATATCCTGTTTCTCCGGTCGATTTGCATATGCACTCCATGGCCTCCGATGGCACCATGACGCCTGCTGGCTTGGTGCAGCGGGTGCATGGGGCGGGAGTGCGTGTCATGGCACTGACGGACCATGACAACACGGCGGGGTTGGAGGAGGCCGCGTTAGAGGCCGAGGCACTGGATATCCGACTCATCCCCGGCGTGGAAATCTCCAGCGAATGGGAAACCCAGGGCATCCATATCGTCGGTCTCTTCGTTGATCCGAAAAACAGCGTCTTACAGGAAGGACTGAGCCGGATCATGGCGTTCCGCGACTGGCGCGCCATGGAGATCGACCGCTTGCTGGCAAATGCCGGTATTCCCGGCGCAGAAGCCGGAGCGCGGGCGATGGCGGGCAGTCGGATGGTGGGGCGCAGCCACTTTGGGCGCTGGCTGGTGCGCGAGGGGCGTTGTGCAGACGCGAATGAGGCCTTTGGCAAATATTTGGGGCGTGGTTGCAAGGCCTATGTGCCCAGTGACTGGATTCCCATGACCGAGGTGGTCGGCTGGATCCATGCAGCGGGCGGATATGCCGTTCTCGCCCACCCCGGTCGCTATAAGCTCAGCGGAACCAGATTGCGCGCTCTGCTCAGCGCATTTCGGGACGCGGGCGGCGTCGGTCTCGAGGTCTGTACCGGCAGTCAGGCAGCCGGTGATCGTGAGCATCTCGGGCGCCTGGCACAACAGTTGGGCATGGCCGGTTCCGTGGGTTCCGACTTTCATGGTCCGGACGCCGGCCACGCGGCCATCGGCCATCTGCTACCCCTGCCCGACGGTGTGGAGCCAGTCTGGGAGCGCGCCGGTATTCACCTTTACTAA
- a CDS encoding AI-2E family transporter — translation MVQNSQKSTSYANLGTFVLLLVYAGAAYTLSPFAGPLLMGAVLTTVGWPWQLRLERAFHMPRWLGSLVHALVWVAIIIIPAVIIVDSVLPQLALLISRWQSGGPLVVVPPEVMKIPYVGHWLLGHLRGLNGAYLSALVSTHSGIITDSLSQLWIFTLHTFFAALTVFALALHGERLTEALRLGAGQIWGSDRGNRFLAASRDAARSVLIGLIGVGVVEGMFIGIAYAVAGLGMWPLWLVATALISPIPFGATAVVGAATLWLAFTGHWFAGLLVLIWGLIVITAADLVVRPLLTGSQTQAPFFLVFFSILGGAEAFGLIGLIIGPILVLLARGVWRAWERRVRLQE, via the coding sequence ATGGTGCAAAACAGTCAAAAGTCAACCAGCTACGCCAATTTGGGCACGTTCGTGTTGCTGCTGGTCTACGCTGGCGCCGCATACACCCTCAGCCCCTTCGCAGGTCCCCTGCTGATGGGGGCGGTGCTGACGACGGTGGGCTGGCCCTGGCAATTGCGTCTGGAGCGTGCCTTCCACATGCCGCGCTGGCTGGGTTCCCTGGTCCATGCCCTGGTGTGGGTGGCGATCATCATCATTCCGGCGGTCATTATTGTAGATTCGGTCCTGCCCCAGTTGGCACTGCTGATTTCCCGCTGGCAGTCGGGTGGTCCCCTTGTCGTCGTGCCGCCGGAGGTGATGAAAATTCCCTATGTGGGTCACTGGTTGCTCGGCCACCTGCGCGGGCTGAACGGTGCCTACCTCTCCGCGCTGGTGAGCACGCATTCCGGCATCATCACCGATTCTCTGAGCCAACTCTGGATATTCACCCTGCACACGTTTTTTGCCGCGCTGACGGTGTTTGCGCTGGCCCTCCACGGTGAACGTCTGACGGAGGCGTTGCGCCTTGGGGCCGGACAAATATGGGGCAGTGATCGCGGCAATCGTTTTTTGGCCGCCAGTCGGGATGCGGCGCGCTCGGTGCTGATCGGCCTCATCGGTGTAGGTGTGGTAGAGGGCATGTTTATCGGTATTGCCTACGCCGTTGCCGGACTGGGTATGTGGCCCCTCTGGCTGGTTGCCACGGCGCTGATATCCCCTATCCCTTTCGGGGCGACGGCGGTAGTCGGCGCTGCCACCCTGTGGCTCGCTTTTACGGGGCATTGGTTTGCCGGTCTGCTCGTCCTGATCTGGGGGCTGATCGTGATTACCGCAGCGGACCTGGTGGTTCGCCCGCTGCTCACCGGTTCGCAGACGCAAGCCCCTTTCTTTCTGGTGTTCTTCAGCATCCTTGGCGGCGCCGAGGCGTTCGGTCTGATTGGCCTGATTATCGGACCCATTCTGGTGCTGCTGGCGCGTGGCGTGTGGCGCGCATGGGAGCGGCGCGTTCGCCTTCAGGAGTAG
- the rlmB gene encoding 23S rRNA (guanosine(2251)-2'-O)-methyltransferase RlmB, with protein sequence MSKESLYGIHAVSAALDAEELLELWVAVERRADERIALLVQKAAEQCLPVQEWRSSALGRKLNTGRHQGVGGLLRDFPGQDLETILAQLNDRGFLLVLDGVLDPHNLGACLRSAEAAGVDAVILPGDNACPVNATVRKASAGSASRVPVCTVTNLSRTLSSLQEAGFWLVGMAGEGSRSLYALDLDMPLVMVMGGEEKGLRRLTREHCDYLAHIPMMGAIESLNVSVATGICLFEAARQRRNLSPARPAGQEKSA encoded by the coding sequence GTGAGTAAAGAATCCCTTTATGGAATCCATGCGGTCAGCGCGGCACTGGATGCGGAAGAGTTGCTGGAACTCTGGGTTGCCGTCGAGCGGCGGGCAGATGAGCGCATTGCACTTTTGGTGCAGAAGGCTGCAGAACAGTGTCTGCCGGTGCAGGAATGGCGGAGTTCGGCGCTAGGACGGAAACTGAACACCGGCCGGCACCAGGGCGTGGGCGGTTTGCTGCGCGACTTTCCCGGACAAGATTTGGAGACGATCCTCGCGCAACTGAACGACCGTGGTTTTTTGCTGGTGCTGGATGGTGTGCTCGATCCCCATAACCTTGGGGCATGCCTGCGCAGTGCGGAGGCAGCAGGGGTCGACGCGGTGATTCTGCCCGGGGATAACGCCTGCCCGGTCAATGCTACCGTACGCAAGGCGTCCGCCGGATCGGCGTCACGCGTTCCGGTCTGTACTGTGACTAATCTGTCGCGCACTCTGTCCTCGCTGCAGGAGGCGGGATTCTGGCTGGTCGGGATGGCAGGGGAGGGTTCCCGGAGTCTTTATGCGCTGGACCTCGATATGCCGCTGGTGATGGTGATGGGGGGTGAGGAGAAGGGCTTGCGCCGCCTTACCCGGGAACATTGCGATTACTTGGCGCATATTCCCATGATGGGAGCCATCGAAAGCCTGAACGTGTCCGTAGCTACCGGGATCTGCCTCTTCGAGGCGGCCCGGCAGAGGCGGAATCTGTCCCCCGCGCGGCCTGCCGGGCAGGAAAAATCCGCTTGA
- a CDS encoding TatD family hydrolase, translating into MNPLEGHSYMLVDSHCHLDFEDFDADRSEILARARAAGVGEMLIAAVVEAHWPRVQALAAGHAGVWAAVGVHPNEPVGAGPEWERLLVALAADKVVAVGETGLDYYRSEGDLSWQRERFARHIAAAKATGKPLIVHTRAAAADTLAMLRSEDAAAAGGVIHCFTENQDFARAALDMGFYISFSGIVTFRKSVELQAVAKMLPADRLLVETDAPYLAPEPRRGRRNEPAFVAHVAAFLAALRGEAPEAVATQTTANFHALFRHAVAS; encoded by the coding sequence TTGAACCCGCTGGAAGGCCATTCCTATATGCTGGTAGATTCGCATTGTCATCTGGATTTCGAAGATTTTGACGCAGACCGATCTGAGATCCTGGCCCGTGCCCGGGCGGCGGGCGTGGGGGAAATGCTGATCGCTGCCGTCGTCGAGGCGCACTGGCCGCGGGTGCAGGCCCTTGCCGCCGGGCACGCCGGCGTATGGGCGGCAGTGGGAGTACACCCCAACGAACCGGTTGGGGCAGGGCCGGAATGGGAGCGTCTGCTGGTCGCGCTGGCCGCCGATAAGGTGGTCGCCGTCGGGGAGACCGGGCTGGATTATTACCGCAGTGAAGGGGACTTGTCCTGGCAACGGGAACGCTTTGCCCGGCATATAGCGGCGGCCAAGGCCACAGGAAAGCCGTTGATCGTGCACACCCGAGCGGCGGCGGCAGACACCCTTGCCATGCTGCGCAGTGAAGATGCGGCGGCCGCCGGCGGCGTCATCCATTGCTTTACCGAAAACCAAGATTTTGCGCGGGCGGCCCTGGATATGGGTTTTTATATCTCCTTTTCCGGCATCGTGACGTTCAGGAAGTCCGTCGAATTGCAGGCGGTGGCCAAGATGCTGCCGGCGGATCGCCTGCTGGTGGAGACGGATGCGCCTTATCTGGCTCCCGAGCCGCGGCGCGGCAGGCGCAACGAGCCGGCTTTCGTGGCCCATGTCGCGGCCTTTCTCGCAGCGTTGCGGGGCGAGGCGCCGGAGGCCGTCGCCACGCAGACCACCGCCAATTTCCACGCCCTGTTCAGACACGCGGTGGCGTCATGA
- a CDS encoding MBL fold metallo-hydrolase has product MKVVFLGTGSSAGTPVIACHCPVCRSDDPRNHRLRASILVRDEGVDLLVDTGPDLRQQMLRAGVQSLTAVLYTHFHADHINGVDDLRAFNFAQEVVIPCYADQRTAAELESRFRYCFLPPDLAWAKPSLSMHRIVSPQTFGGVRVTPIPVLHGDLPILGYRFNDVAYLTDLKTIPDASLDLLRGLKVLVLDCLRYEYHPTHLHVEEARYWARRIGAERTILTHMTHDVDYATLATELPEGVIPASDGMVLDL; this is encoded by the coding sequence ATGAAGGTGGTCTTCCTCGGTACGGGATCCAGTGCCGGAACCCCCGTAATTGCCTGCCACTGCCCGGTTTGTCGTAGCGACGACCCGCGCAATCACCGCCTGCGGGCCAGCATCCTGGTGCGGGATGAAGGCGTTGATCTGCTGGTGGATACCGGTCCTGACCTGCGTCAGCAGATGCTGCGTGCCGGCGTGCAGTCGCTGACGGCCGTGCTCTATACCCATTTTCACGCCGATCATATCAACGGGGTGGACGATCTGCGCGCCTTCAATTTTGCACAGGAGGTGGTGATCCCCTGCTATGCGGATCAGCGCACGGCAGCGGAGCTGGAGAGCCGTTTCCGCTACTGTTTTCTGCCGCCGGATCTGGCCTGGGCGAAACCTTCCCTGTCCATGCACCGGATCGTATCGCCGCAGACCTTTGGCGGGGTTCGAGTGACGCCCATACCCGTGTTGCACGGTGATCTACCCATACTCGGGTACCGTTTTAATGATGTGGCGTATCTGACGGATCTGAAAACGATTCCAGACGCCAGCCTGGATCTGCTGCGGGGTTTGAAAGTGTTGGTCCTGGATTGTCTTCGTTATGAATATCACCCCACCCATCTGCATGTCGAAGAGGCCCGGTACTGGGCGCGCCGGATCGGCGCGGAACGAACCATTCTTACCCACATGACCCATGACGTGGATTACGCGACATTGGCGACGGAGTTGCCGGAGGGCGTCATTCCCGCCAGTGATGGTATGGTCCTGGACCTTTAG
- a CDS encoding FIST signal transduction protein yields the protein MQDDRLFPYGHARDVDWREALFRAVEMAGPRVRGGTLGFLYVTDSFESDLPDILSAVREQTGVPHWTGCVGSGICATAQEYLDEPALAFMVTDFPETEFHLFAGMDAYRTGKSWPTGPGRPPYFAIVHGDSQTPDLPDLVRDFAGQMGSGFITGGICSSRTDGAQLADEVVHGGLSGVTFSENIAVATRLTQGCSPIGPTHHINEARNNVISRLDDRPALDVFNDETGDILSRDLQRAAGFIFVAMPVKNDDCGDYMVRTLVGIDIERKLLAIGEYAEAGQSLMFCKRDSGTAREDLERMLSDISRLAGGRRIRGGLYFNCVWRGQNLFGPDSAELRMIRAGLGDFPLVGFFANAEISHDKIYGYTGVL from the coding sequence TTGCAAGATGATCGGCTTTTTCCCTATGGCCATGCCCGCGATGTAGATTGGCGCGAGGCATTGTTCCGCGCTGTGGAGATGGCTGGTCCGCGGGTGCGGGGCGGTACGCTGGGCTTTCTCTACGTCACCGATAGCTTTGAGTCCGATTTGCCGGATATCCTGAGCGCTGTGCGGGAGCAGACCGGGGTGCCCCACTGGACGGGATGCGTGGGGAGCGGCATCTGCGCGACCGCGCAGGAATACCTGGACGAACCGGCACTGGCTTTTATGGTGACGGATTTTCCCGAAACGGAATTTCACCTCTTTGCCGGTATGGACGCTTACCGGACCGGCAAGAGTTGGCCGACCGGACCGGGTCGTCCGCCCTACTTTGCTATTGTTCATGGTGACTCTCAGACACCGGATCTGCCGGATCTGGTCCGTGATTTTGCCGGGCAGATGGGCAGCGGTTTCATTACCGGGGGAATATGCAGCAGTCGCACCGACGGCGCGCAACTGGCGGATGAAGTCGTGCATGGCGGATTGAGCGGGGTGACGTTCAGCGAAAATATCGCTGTTGCTACCCGTCTGACCCAGGGCTGCAGTCCCATCGGTCCGACTCATCACATCAACGAAGCCCGCAACAATGTAATCTCCCGTCTGGATGACCGTCCGGCGCTGGATGTGTTTAACGACGAGACCGGCGACATCCTCTCCCGGGATTTGCAGCGGGCGGCGGGCTTCATTTTTGTTGCGATGCCGGTGAAGAATGATGACTGTGGCGACTACATGGTGCGTACCCTGGTGGGCATTGACATCGAGCGCAAGCTGCTGGCGATTGGCGAATATGCAGAGGCCGGTCAGTCCCTGATGTTCTGCAAGCGGGATAGCGGCACGGCGCGCGAGGATCTCGAACGTATGCTCTCGGACATCAGCCGCCTGGCGGGCGGAAGGAGGATCCGTGGGGGTCTGTATTTCAATTGTGTGTGGCGCGGTCAGAACCTGTTTGGCCCCGATTCTGCGGAATTGCGGATGATCCGGGCCGGTCTGGGTGACTTCCCGTTGGTGGGTTTTTTTGCCAATGCCGAGATTTCTCATGATAAAATATACGGTTATACAGGAGTACTCTAG